One genomic segment of Lysobacter sp. 5GHs7-4 includes these proteins:
- a CDS encoding MarR family winged helix-turn-helix transcriptional regulator translates to MASVQTVAAAKPLCTCFRVRKLTRLMSQRYDQALAPAALNLNQYSILRRVGATPRSIGEFARDLGMDRSTLSRDLKPLLAAGWVATATGEDARQRRVHITAAGKRAIARAIPLWQAAQDGIERELGHGGLLALHEQLDLAIAQLQGSRA, encoded by the coding sequence GTGGCCTCCGTACAGACGGTCGCGGCCGCCAAACCTCTGTGCACCTGCTTCCGGGTGCGCAAGCTGACCCGGTTGATGAGCCAGCGCTACGACCAGGCCTTGGCGCCGGCGGCGCTCAACCTCAATCAGTACTCGATCCTGCGCCGCGTCGGCGCGACGCCGCGCAGCATCGGCGAGTTCGCGCGCGACTTGGGCATGGACCGCAGCACCCTCAGCCGCGACCTCAAGCCGCTGCTGGCCGCGGGCTGGGTCGCGACCGCGACCGGCGAGGACGCGCGCCAGCGCCGGGTCCACATCACCGCCGCCGGCAAACGCGCGATCGCGCGTGCGATACCGCTGTGGCAGGCCGCGCAGGACGGCATCGAACGCGAACTCGGCCACGGCGGCCTGCTCGCGCTGCACGAACAACTCGATCTCGCGATCGCCCAACTGCAAGGATCCCGCGCATGA
- a CDS encoding phosphatidylinositol-specific phospholipase C domain-containing protein encodes MPNASRTVVGDWMRYIDGSRYLSELSIPGTHDSVTALFHSAVGMKEGWTRCQDLDIEVQLQRGIRFLDIRMRYDRSVSPAVLRLCHGSSDMERDFGYVLGICQRFLTTHNFECIVMSVKNESGEDEAAFAELFETSIAKPANREFWHTGTTVPTLGEVRRKIVLLRRYNVGGLTNGARAPGIDATYWPRNCPFRHRNGDKVDFDVQDEFEVYSHFNRSRKFDGYVRQTLLDAVRDPDRRKLFINFASGTGSVWPATLAETTNPKLYDFFRNAAPGRYGIVPMDYPEQYTGGMHHDLIAAIVSTNPSDSLRDDANYELRPRLALDSRLTVLAGGRDVGISQGLLDLPWSLPGMPLLPTEAWQRWRLYNAGGGYYRLHALHDLDKALTVVGGASADGSAIALEPVNGRPDQLWKFERLPDGLLRISPKHAPQSVLDVYGAHTQNGSPVKLFHYYASSEKNNAHAQRWVMVRVG; translated from the coding sequence ATGCCTAATGCCTCACGCACCGTCGTCGGCGACTGGATGCGCTACATCGATGGCAGCCGCTATCTGTCCGAACTCAGCATCCCCGGCACCCACGACAGCGTCACCGCGCTGTTTCACAGCGCCGTCGGCATGAAGGAGGGCTGGACGCGATGTCAGGACCTGGACATCGAGGTCCAATTGCAGCGCGGCATCCGCTTCCTCGATATCCGCATGCGCTACGACCGTTCCGTATCGCCGGCGGTGTTGCGCCTGTGCCATGGCAGTTCGGACATGGAGCGCGATTTCGGCTATGTGCTGGGCATCTGCCAGCGCTTCCTGACGACGCACAACTTCGAATGCATCGTAATGTCGGTCAAGAACGAGTCGGGCGAGGACGAAGCGGCCTTTGCCGAGCTGTTCGAGACCAGTATCGCCAAGCCTGCCAATCGCGAGTTCTGGCACACCGGCACGACCGTGCCCACGCTGGGCGAAGTGCGCCGCAAGATCGTGCTCCTACGCCGCTACAACGTGGGCGGATTGACCAACGGCGCGAGGGCCCCAGGCATCGACGCTACATATTGGCCGCGCAATTGCCCGTTCCGGCATCGCAACGGCGACAAGGTGGACTTCGACGTGCAGGACGAGTTCGAGGTCTACAGCCACTTCAATCGCAGCCGCAAGTTCGATGGCTACGTCAGGCAGACCCTGCTAGATGCCGTGCGCGACCCGGACCGGCGCAAGTTGTTCATCAACTTCGCCAGCGGTACCGGCTCGGTCTGGCCCGCCACCTTGGCCGAGACCACCAATCCCAAGCTCTACGATTTTTTCCGCAATGCTGCGCCGGGCCGTTACGGCATCGTGCCGATGGACTATCCGGAGCAGTACACCGGCGGCATGCACCACGACCTGATCGCGGCCATCGTCAGCACCAATCCCAGCGACAGCCTGCGCGACGACGCCAACTACGAACTACGCCCGCGTCTGGCCTTGGACAGTCGCCTCACGGTGTTGGCTGGCGGCCGCGACGTCGGCATCTCCCAAGGCCTGCTCGACCTACCCTGGTCGCTGCCGGGCATGCCGCTACTGCCCACCGAAGCCTGGCAGCGGTGGCGTTTGTACAACGCCGGCGGCGGCTATTACCGCCTGCATGCCCTGCACGACCTGGACAAGGCGCTGACGGTGGTCGGCGGCGCCAGCGCCGACGGCAGCGCCATCGCGCTGGAGCCTGTGAACGGCAGGCCGGACCAGTTGTGGAAGTTCGAGCGCCTGCCCGACGGCCTGCTCCGGATCAGTCCCAAGCACGCGCCGCAGTCGGTGTTGGACGTCTACGGCGCGCACACCCAGAACGGCAGCCCGGTCAAGCTGTTTCACTACTACGCAAGCAGCGAGAAGAACAACGCCCACGCGCAGCGCTGGGTGATGGTGCGCGTGGGCTGA
- a CDS encoding transcriptional repressor, with product MSSHTACTDPKHHVHDGDAFVHEVERACEQRGLRLTPIRAHALRLIADAGKPMKAYDLLDRMKATHDSAAPPTVYRALDFLLEHGFIHKLASINAFVGCHHPGGAQHAVPFLICDNCQSATELEDERIVDLLESRARALGFAPQAQTLEVHGLCADCIAAKA from the coding sequence ATGAGCAGCCACACCGCCTGCACCGACCCCAAGCACCACGTCCACGACGGCGACGCCTTCGTGCACGAGGTCGAGCGGGCGTGCGAGCAGCGCGGGCTGCGCCTGACGCCGATCCGCGCGCATGCGTTGCGCCTGATCGCCGACGCCGGCAAGCCGATGAAGGCCTACGATCTGCTCGACCGCATGAAGGCCACCCACGATTCGGCCGCGCCGCCGACGGTGTATCGCGCGCTGGATTTCCTGCTCGAGCACGGCTTCATCCACAAGCTGGCCTCGATCAACGCCTTCGTCGGCTGCCATCATCCCGGCGGCGCCCAGCACGCGGTGCCGTTCCTGATCTGCGACAACTGCCAGTCGGCGACCGAACTGGAAGACGAGCGCATCGTCGACCTGCTGGAATCGCGCGCCCGCGCGCTGGGCTTCGCGCCGCAGGCGCAGACCCTGGAAGTGCACGGCCTGTGCGCCGATTGCATCGCGGCGAAAGCCTGA
- a CDS encoding MerC domain-containing protein, translating into MPPLQKRSLLDRIGATGSLLCAVHCALLPLLIATLPALGVTVWFDDSFELIFVAFATLLGLFSVIWGYRRHHAVRALSLLAPGLLVLWLGVLYAPLHHSVVPHAIVMTLGGTLVGLAHLANLRLNHGHVHDASCAH; encoded by the coding sequence ATGCCTCCCCTACAAAAGCGCAGCCTTCTCGACCGCATCGGCGCCACCGGCTCGCTGCTGTGCGCCGTCCATTGCGCGCTACTGCCGCTGCTGATCGCGACCCTGCCGGCGCTGGGCGTGACGGTCTGGTTCGACGACAGCTTCGAGCTGATCTTCGTGGCCTTCGCGACCCTGCTGGGCTTGTTCAGCGTGATCTGGGGCTACCGCCGCCACCACGCCGTGCGCGCGCTGTCGCTGTTGGCGCCGGGCCTGCTGGTGCTGTGGCTGGGCGTGCTGTACGCGCCCCTGCACCATTCGGTGGTGCCGCACGCGATCGTGATGACCCTGGGCGGCACCCTGGTCGGACTGGCCCATCTGGCCAACCTGCGGCTCAATCACGGCCACGTCCACGACGCCAGCTGCGCGCACTGA
- a CDS encoding MFS transporter has translation MSADAHSVPNVAAPTLRYWPLVLAATAMLMITMGVRQSLGLFVKPIGASTGLGIAQISFALAIGQFVWGAVQPVFGAIADQRGPGRVLVFGSVLLVAGMALTPMFASEWGLLLTLGVLAAAGAGAGSFSILIGATAARVPAQNRSMAAGVINAGGSFGQFLFAPFAQAVISAAGWAAGMWALAVAALATLPLAWPLRRRAAPAAANTTATAAAPGLGLREQVGIALRDRSYWCLHIGFFTCGFHIAFLVTHLPSEIALCGLPDSVSAVSLALIGLFNVAGSLAAGALGQRYRMKYLLAAMYASRAAMVGIYLVSPPTPTTFFIFAAGLGLTWLATVPPTAGLVGKLFGPRYLGTLFGLTLLSHQIGGFFGAWFGGLAMAKFGDYSWMWYADIVLALLAAAANLPIREARVQRTVATA, from the coding sequence ATGAGCGCCGACGCCCACTCGGTCCCGAACGTCGCCGCGCCGACGCTGCGCTACTGGCCGCTGGTGCTGGCCGCCACCGCGATGCTGATGATCACCATGGGCGTGCGCCAGTCGCTGGGCCTGTTCGTGAAGCCGATCGGCGCCAGCACCGGGCTGGGCATCGCCCAGATCAGTTTCGCGCTGGCGATCGGCCAGTTCGTGTGGGGCGCGGTGCAGCCGGTGTTCGGCGCCATCGCCGACCAGCGCGGCCCCGGCCGGGTGCTGGTGTTCGGCAGCGTGCTGCTGGTGGCGGGCATGGCGCTGACGCCGATGTTCGCGTCCGAGTGGGGCCTGTTGCTGACCCTGGGCGTGCTGGCCGCGGCCGGCGCGGGCGCCGGCAGTTTCTCGATCCTGATCGGCGCCACCGCCGCGCGCGTGCCGGCGCAGAACCGCTCGATGGCCGCGGGCGTGATCAATGCCGGCGGCTCCTTCGGCCAGTTCCTGTTCGCGCCGTTCGCGCAGGCGGTGATCAGCGCCGCCGGCTGGGCGGCGGGCATGTGGGCGCTGGCGGTGGCGGCCCTGGCGACACTGCCGCTGGCCTGGCCGCTGCGTCGGCGCGCGGCGCCGGCCGCGGCAAACACCACGGCGACGGCCGCCGCACCGGGCCTCGGCTTGCGCGAGCAGGTCGGCATCGCGCTGCGCGACCGCAGCTACTGGTGCCTGCACATCGGCTTCTTCACCTGCGGCTTCCACATCGCGTTCCTGGTCACCCATCTGCCCAGCGAGATCGCGCTGTGCGGTCTGCCCGACAGCGTGTCGGCTGTGTCGCTGGCGCTGATCGGCTTGTTCAACGTCGCCGGCAGCCTGGCCGCCGGCGCACTGGGCCAGCGCTACCGCATGAAGTACCTGCTGGCGGCCATGTACGCCAGCCGCGCGGCGATGGTCGGCATCTACCTGGTGTCGCCGCCGACGCCGACCACCTTCTTCATCTTCGCCGCCGGCCTGGGCCTGACCTGGCTGGCGACGGTGCCGCCGACCGCCGGCCTGGTCGGCAAGCTGTTCGGCCCGCGCTACCTGGGCACGCTGTTCGGCCTGACCTTGCTGTCGCACCAGATCGGCGGCTTCTTCGGCGCCTGGTTCGGCGGCCTGGCGATGGCCAAGTTCGGCGACTACAGCTGGATGTGGTACGCCGACATCGTGCTGGCGCTGCTGGCCGCCGCGGCCAACCTGCCGATCCGCGAGGCGCGCGTGCAGCGCACGGTGGCGACGGCCTAA
- the lpxH gene encoding UDP-2,3-diacylglucosamine diphosphatase, translating to MTTLFISDLHLDAERPQTTALFGQFLRSEARGADALYILGDLFEAWVGDDDPSETGAFVAAELRALADSGVPVSFIRGNRDFLLGEDYARRAGMRILPDPAVVVLYGQPTLIQHGDLLCTDDLAYQQFRAQTRDPAWQAQFLSQPLAARLAFAQQARAASKAHQSGLRDAGTMETITDVSPATVDSVFVRYGLTRMIHGHTHRPAVHELEAGGIARQRVVLGDWYDQGSVLRVNADGLLLQALS from the coding sequence ATGACCACCCTCTTCATTTCCGATCTGCACTTGGACGCCGAGCGTCCGCAGACCACCGCCCTGTTCGGCCAGTTCCTGCGCTCCGAGGCCCGCGGCGCGGACGCGCTGTACATCCTCGGCGACCTGTTCGAGGCCTGGGTCGGCGACGACGACCCGTCCGAGACCGGCGCGTTCGTGGCCGCCGAGCTGCGCGCGCTGGCCGACAGCGGCGTGCCGGTGTCGTTCATCCGCGGCAACCGCGACTTTTTGCTGGGCGAGGACTATGCGCGCCGCGCCGGCATGCGCATCCTGCCCGACCCGGCGGTGGTGGTGCTGTACGGCCAGCCCACCCTGATCCAGCACGGCGATCTGCTGTGCACCGACGATCTGGCGTATCAGCAGTTCCGCGCCCAGACCCGCGATCCGGCCTGGCAGGCGCAGTTCCTGTCGCAGCCACTGGCCGCGCGACTGGCGTTCGCACAACAGGCGCGCGCCGCCAGCAAGGCGCACCAGTCGGGCCTGCGCGACGCCGGCACCATGGAAACCATCACCGACGTGTCGCCGGCCACGGTCGACAGCGTGTTCGTGCGTTACGGCCTGACCCGCATGATCCACGGCCACACGCATCGGCCCGCCGTGCACGAGCTGGAAGCCGGCGGCATCGCGCGCCAGCGCGTGGTGCTGGGCGACTGGTACGACCAGGGCTCGGTGTTGCGGGTGAATGCGGACGGTTTGCTACTGCAAGCGCTGAGCTGA
- the gltX gene encoding glutamate--tRNA ligase, with translation MTCRTRFAPSPTGYLHIGGARTALYCWLEARRAGGQFILRIEDTDQERSTQAAIDAILEAMDWLGLGYDEGPIYQTQRLARYREVAEQMVAAGTAYYAYETREELAAARDAAMAAKEKPRYNGAYRDRNEPYRDDPNRVIRFKNPLEGTVAFEDKVKGTIEIANSELDDLVIFRADGYPTYNFAVVVDDLDMAITDVVRGDDHVNNTPRQINIYRALGAAVPHFSHLPMILDEDGNKLSKRTGAADVMQYRDEGYLPHALLNYLVRLGWSHGDQEIFSIEEMTRLFKLEDVNSKASRLDAAKLGWLNQQYLKSDDPAEVGRHLLWHLQQHGYDLDAGPAPADVVIALRDRVQTLKDMAERAGVWYRPLQEYDEAAVAKHLNAAAQAPLNEARTRLAALPEWTAEAVAAALHASAEALGIGMGKVAQPLRVAITGTQVSPDISHTVYLAGQAQALQRIDAALIKIPA, from the coding sequence ATGACCTGCCGCACCCGCTTCGCCCCCAGTCCCACCGGCTACCTGCACATCGGCGGCGCGCGCACCGCGCTGTACTGCTGGCTGGAAGCGCGCCGCGCGGGCGGCCAGTTCATCCTGCGCATCGAGGACACCGACCAGGAGCGCAGCACCCAGGCCGCGATCGACGCGATCCTGGAGGCGATGGACTGGCTGGGCCTGGGCTACGACGAAGGCCCGATCTACCAGACTCAGCGCCTGGCGCGCTACCGCGAAGTCGCCGAGCAGATGGTCGCCGCCGGCACCGCCTACTACGCCTACGAGACCCGCGAGGAGCTCGCCGCCGCGCGCGACGCGGCGATGGCCGCCAAGGAAAAGCCGCGCTACAACGGCGCCTACCGCGACCGCAACGAGCCCTACCGCGACGATCCCAACCGCGTGATCCGCTTCAAGAACCCGTTGGAAGGCACGGTCGCGTTCGAGGACAAGGTCAAGGGCACCATCGAGATCGCCAACAGCGAACTCGACGATCTGGTGATTTTCCGCGCCGACGGCTATCCGACCTACAACTTCGCGGTGGTGGTCGACGACCTGGACATGGCCATCACCGACGTGGTGCGCGGCGACGACCACGTCAACAACACCCCGCGCCAGATCAACATCTACCGGGCGCTCGGCGCGGCCGTGCCGCATTTCTCGCACCTGCCGATGATCCTGGACGAGGACGGCAACAAGCTGTCCAAGCGCACCGGCGCGGCCGACGTGATGCAGTACCGCGACGAGGGCTACCTGCCGCACGCGCTGCTGAACTACCTGGTCCGTCTGGGCTGGTCGCACGGCGATCAGGAGATCTTCTCGATCGAGGAAATGACGCGGCTGTTCAAGCTGGAGGACGTCAACTCCAAGGCCTCGCGCCTGGACGCGGCCAAGCTGGGCTGGCTCAACCAGCAGTACCTCAAGAGCGACGACCCGGCCGAGGTCGGCCGGCACCTGCTGTGGCACCTGCAGCAGCACGGCTACGACCTGGACGCCGGCCCGGCGCCGGCCGACGTGGTGATCGCGCTGCGCGACCGCGTGCAGACGCTCAAGGACATGGCCGAGCGCGCCGGGGTCTGGTACCGCCCGCTGCAGGAGTACGACGAGGCCGCGGTGGCCAAGCACCTCAACGCCGCCGCGCAGGCGCCGCTGAACGAGGCCCGCACGCGCCTGGCCGCGCTGCCGGAGTGGACCGCCGAGGCCGTGGCCGCGGCCCTGCATGCCAGCGCCGAGGCCCTGGGCATCGGCATGGGCAAGGTCGCCCAGCCGCTGCGCGTGGCCATCACCGGCACCCAGGTCAGCCCGGACATTTCGCATACGGTCTATCTGGCCGGCCAGGCCCAGGCCTTGCAGCGCATCGACGCCGCCCTCATTAAGATCCCAGCCTAG
- a CDS encoding TonB-dependent receptor, which yields MTHSYRALLRRLPLALALAAALPLTARAQVASPHDDHKPTDLAAVEVQATPLAGTAEDLARPVDVLAGDKLDEVKANSLGETVGKLPGVQSSYFGPGVGRPIVRGFDGARVQVLSDGLGSGDVSTVSVDHAVSIEPFLADQIEVLKGPATLLYGSGAIGGAVNVVDGRIPERATQEPLQGRAELRGNTVNDEKTGMFRLDGTSASGNFVFHIDGLHRETGDYDIPGYAESAAHMAEEGETPDPADKGVLRNSFVRTDSGALGLTWVGERGFLGVGASLFDTRYGVPGHEHEHEHEGEPPVAGEEEGGVSIGMDQRRYELRGGLDGLGPFKSLRVKLARTEYTHTEYEGQEVGTVFDNDSTEGRVELVHQPWGGWDGAFGLQWGQREFIAVGEEAFVPGSKSRDVGLFWLGERSFGPVKFEVGARHDRNKIDVDNAIVEATGSARPDRDFSTSSVSAALRWNISDDFHLSFGLDRAQRSPTAEELYSSGLHVATGSVELGDTGLDSETANRAELGLHWHNGPFKLSASLYHVRYSDFIYLADTGIDEHDGPVRLWTQDDARFSGAEAEFDWAFADNASGLWNLRVFGDVVRGKLTGSGSREVSFAVPHGDHSHDYTVDLQRGGDLPRIAPSRVGGEVRWERDALRASLGAVRYARQDRVAEFESETPGYTLVDAHLAWHIDRASGNAWEVFLDGSNLLDEEARVHTSFLKDVAPLPGRGVAFGVRMFF from the coding sequence ATGACCCACTCCTACCGCGCCCTGCTCCGCCGCCTCCCCCTAGCGCTGGCGCTCGCCGCCGCCTTGCCGTTGACCGCCCGGGCGCAGGTCGCCAGCCCCCACGACGACCACAAGCCCACCGACCTGGCCGCGGTCGAAGTCCAGGCCACGCCGCTGGCCGGCACCGCCGAGGACTTGGCGCGCCCGGTCGACGTGCTGGCCGGCGACAAGCTGGACGAGGTCAAGGCCAACTCGCTGGGCGAGACCGTGGGCAAGCTGCCCGGCGTGCAGTCGTCCTACTTCGGTCCCGGCGTCGGCCGGCCGATCGTGCGCGGCTTCGACGGCGCGCGCGTGCAGGTGCTCAGCGACGGCCTGGGTTCGGGCGACGTCTCCACCGTCAGCGTCGACCACGCGGTCAGCATCGAGCCGTTCCTGGCCGATCAGATCGAAGTGCTGAAGGGCCCGGCAACCTTGCTGTACGGCAGCGGCGCGATCGGCGGCGCGGTCAACGTGGTCGACGGCCGCATCCCCGAGCGCGCCACGCAGGAGCCGTTGCAAGGCCGCGCCGAGCTGCGCGGCAACACCGTCAACGACGAGAAGACCGGCATGTTCCGCCTCGACGGCACCTCGGCGTCGGGCAACTTCGTGTTCCATATCGACGGACTGCATCGCGAGACCGGCGATTACGACATTCCCGGCTACGCCGAGAGCGCCGCGCACATGGCCGAGGAAGGCGAAACGCCGGATCCGGCCGACAAGGGCGTGCTGCGCAACAGCTTCGTGCGCACCGACAGCGGCGCGCTCGGCCTGACCTGGGTCGGCGAGCGCGGTTTCCTCGGCGTCGGCGCCAGCCTGTTCGACACCCGCTACGGCGTGCCGGGCCACGAGCACGAGCATGAGCACGAAGGCGAGCCACCGGTCGCGGGCGAGGAAGAAGGCGGCGTCAGCATCGGCATGGACCAACGCCGCTACGAACTGCGCGGCGGCCTGGACGGGCTTGGCCCGTTCAAGTCGCTGCGGGTGAAGCTGGCGCGCACCGAATACACCCACACCGAGTACGAGGGCCAGGAAGTCGGCACGGTGTTCGACAACGACAGCACCGAGGGCCGCGTCGAACTGGTGCATCAGCCTTGGGGCGGCTGGGACGGCGCGTTCGGCCTGCAATGGGGCCAGCGCGAGTTCATCGCCGTCGGCGAGGAAGCCTTCGTGCCCGGTTCCAAGTCGCGCGACGTCGGCCTGTTCTGGCTCGGCGAGCGCAGCTTCGGTCCGGTCAAGTTCGAGGTCGGCGCGCGCCACGACCGCAACAAGATCGATGTCGACAACGCCATCGTCGAGGCCACCGGCAGCGCGCGCCCGGACCGCGATTTCAGCACCAGCAGCGTCTCGGCGGCGCTGCGCTGGAACATCAGCGACGACTTCCATCTGTCCTTCGGCCTGGACCGCGCGCAGCGCTCGCCCACCGCCGAGGAGCTGTATTCCAGCGGCCTGCATGTGGCCACCGGCAGCGTCGAACTTGGCGACACCGGCCTGGACTCGGAAACCGCCAACCGCGCCGAGCTCGGCCTGCACTGGCACAACGGACCGTTCAAGCTGAGCGCGTCGCTGTACCACGTGCGCTACAGCGACTTCATCTACCTGGCCGACACCGGCATCGACGAACACGACGGCCCGGTGCGCCTGTGGACCCAGGACGACGCGCGCTTCAGCGGCGCCGAGGCCGAGTTCGACTGGGCCTTCGCCGACAACGCCAGCGGCCTGTGGAACCTGCGCGTGTTCGGCGACGTGGTGCGCGGCAAGCTCACCGGCAGCGGCAGCCGCGAGGTCTCGTTCGCGGTGCCGCACGGCGACCACAGCCACGACTACACCGTCGACCTCCAGCGCGGCGGCGACCTGCCGCGCATCGCGCCCTCGCGCGTGGGCGGCGAAGTGCGCTGGGAACGCGACGCCCTGCGCGCCTCGCTGGGCGCGGTGCGCTATGCGCGCCAGGACCGTGTCGCCGAATTCGAAAGCGAAACCCCGGGTTACACCCTGGTCGACGCGCACCTGGCCTGGCATATCGACCGCGCCAGCGGCAATGCCTGGGAAGTGTTCCTGGACGGCAGCAACCTGCTGGACGAGGAAGCGCGCGTGCATACCTCCTTCCTCAAGGACGTGGCGCCGCTGCCGGGCCGCGGCGTGGCCTTCGGCGTGCGCATGTTCTTCTGA
- a CDS encoding TonB-dependent receptor has translation MTTKTTILAASILLCLYTAAARAETPAAQPDADAASAAAMDDATTLDAVSVVGTGQTRQVQSLGRADLQREAAGTSPLKVMAKLPGVHFQGSDPWGNYEWSSKLSIRGFSQQQLGFTLDGVPLGDMSYGNHNGLHISRAIISENLSGAELSQGSGAIDTASSGNLGGTLRFFSSDPSADYGVRLAQTFGSDATRRSYARVDTGDHNGFSAYLSGAFHTTDKWKGEGPQRNAQFNGKLVYATEDLKLTGYAATSRRRETDYADLSLDSARRLGMDWDNYAGDWQRAIDAAGGVFRGGVNSLDDAYYIARGLRDDDLLYVSADWSASPDLSFAATAYYHRNEGQGHWATPYASSPDVPIAMRTTEYDIERTGITPSLTWQIGNHRLQAGLWLERNAHGVQRNFYNLRRDTPPNGIYFLRDPDARVFRQRFDTDTRQYYITDHMEFADGRLAIDAGFKGTRVETDGKNLIGSRAGGKLEAEDNFLPQVGARWQFSEHEEIFGSYSENMAAFRTGVNGPHSTSQAAFDAAVAGLEPETSRTIEAGLRTSRDSLQASLALYRVDFENRLLAIARCAGIVGCASSFANVGDVQTRGAELTVLWTPIEGLSWYNSLAWNKSEYASDYLDGTTLIHAKGKDVVDAPKRLYATELRWSRDGFSAQIGAKYTDKRYLTYLNDSKVGSFWVADAAVSYEWSELSWADAFKLQFNVTNLFDEEYFGSIGTNGFVTSDPNGLNYTLQSGAPRQMFLTAEVKF, from the coding sequence ATGACGACGAAGACGACGATCCTCGCCGCCTCGATTCTGCTGTGCCTGTACACCGCCGCCGCACGCGCCGAGACGCCCGCCGCGCAGCCCGATGCCGACGCCGCGTCCGCCGCGGCCATGGACGACGCCACCACGCTGGACGCGGTTTCGGTGGTGGGTACCGGCCAGACCCGTCAGGTCCAGTCGCTGGGCCGCGCCGACCTGCAGCGCGAAGCCGCCGGCACCAGCCCGCTCAAGGTCATGGCCAAGCTGCCGGGCGTGCATTTCCAGGGCTCCGATCCCTGGGGCAATTACGAGTGGTCGAGCAAGCTCAGCATCCGCGGCTTCTCGCAGCAGCAGCTGGGCTTCACCCTCGATGGCGTGCCGCTGGGCGACATGAGCTACGGCAACCACAACGGCCTGCACATCAGCCGCGCGATCATCAGCGAGAACCTGTCCGGCGCCGAGCTGTCGCAGGGCAGCGGCGCGATCGACACCGCCTCCAGCGGCAACCTCGGCGGCACCCTGCGCTTCTTCAGCAGCGACCCGTCCGCCGATTACGGCGTGCGCCTGGCCCAGACCTTCGGCAGCGACGCCACCCGCCGCAGCTACGCGCGCGTCGACACCGGCGACCACAACGGTTTCAGCGCCTACCTCAGCGGCGCGTTCCACACCACCGACAAGTGGAAGGGCGAGGGCCCGCAGCGCAACGCCCAGTTCAACGGCAAGCTGGTCTACGCCACCGAAGATCTGAAGCTGACCGGCTACGCCGCGACCTCGCGCCGTCGCGAGACCGACTACGCCGACCTCTCGCTGGATTCCGCGCGTCGCCTGGGCATGGACTGGGACAACTACGCCGGCGACTGGCAGCGCGCGATCGACGCCGCCGGCGGCGTGTTCCGTGGCGGCGTCAACAGCCTGGACGACGCCTACTACATCGCCCGCGGCCTGCGCGACGACGACCTGCTGTACGTCTCGGCCGACTGGTCGGCCAGCCCGGACCTGAGCTTCGCCGCCACCGCCTATTACCATCGCAACGAAGGCCAGGGCCACTGGGCCACGCCGTACGCGTCATCGCCCGACGTGCCGATCGCGATGCGCACCACCGAGTACGACATCGAGCGCACCGGCATCACCCCCAGCCTGACCTGGCAGATCGGCAACCACCGCCTGCAGGCCGGCCTGTGGCTGGAACGCAACGCGCATGGTGTGCAGCGCAACTTCTACAACCTGCGCCGCGACACGCCGCCCAACGGCATCTACTTCCTGCGCGATCCCGACGCGCGCGTGTTCCGCCAGCGCTTCGACACCGACACGCGCCAGTACTACATCACCGACCACATGGAGTTCGCCGACGGCCGCCTGGCCATCGACGCCGGCTTCAAGGGCACGCGCGTGGAGACCGACGGCAAGAACCTGATCGGCAGCCGCGCCGGCGGCAAGCTGGAGGCCGAGGACAACTTCCTGCCGCAGGTCGGCGCGCGCTGGCAGTTCAGCGAGCACGAGGAAATCTTCGGTTCCTACAGCGAGAACATGGCCGCGTTCCGCACCGGCGTGAACGGCCCGCACTCGACTTCGCAGGCCGCGTTCGACGCCGCCGTGGCCGGCCTGGAGCCGGAAACCTCGCGCACCATCGAGGCCGGCCTGCGCACCAGCCGCGACAGCCTGCAGGCGTCGCTGGCGCTGTACCGCGTCGATTTCGAGAACCGCCTGCTGGCGATCGCGCGCTGCGCCGGCATCGTCGGTTGCGCGTCCAGCTTCGCCAACGTCGGCGACGTCCAGACGCGCGGCGCCGAACTGACCGTGCTGTGGACGCCGATCGAGGGCCTGAGCTGGTACAACTCGCTGGCCTGGAACAAATCCGAGTACGCCTCGGACTACCTCGACGGCACCACCCTGATCCATGCCAAGGGCAAGGACGTGGTCGACGCGCCCAAGCGCCTGTACGCGACCGAGTTGCGCTGGAGCCGCGACGGCTTCTCGGCCCAGATCGGCGCCAAGTACACCGACAAGCGCTACCTGACCTACCTCAACGACTCCAAGGTCGGCTCGTTCTGGGTCGCCGACGCCGCGGTGTCCTACGAGTGGAGCGAGCTGAGCTGGGCGGATGCGTTCAAGCTGCAGTTCAACGTCACCAACCTGTTCGACGAAGAGTACTTCGGCAGCATCGGCACCAACGGCTTCGTGACCTCGGACCCGAACGGTCTGAACTACACGCTGCAATCGGGTGCGCCGCGGCAGATGTTCCTGACCGCGGAAGTGAAGTTCTAA